The sequence below is a genomic window from bacterium.
ACCGTGGTGGACGAGGAGTGCGCGCTGGCGGCGCGCGAGATCACGGCGCGCGCCGGCGCCGACCTGAAGCTCGACGGCGAGAAGATCCACCTCGGCTGAGGAGGGGCGGCGATGTGTCTTCCGGCTTCGACGAACGGCGGCGGGATGTGCCTGGCGTTTCCCGACGTCTGTAAGACCCCCGCGCCCCCCGCGGGTCCGATCCCGCTGCCGTATCCGAACGTCGCGCAGCTCGCGCAGGCCAACGCGGCCACCTGCTCGCAGAAGGTCCTGATCTGCAACAAGAAGGCCGTGCACAAGGGGACGCAGATCCCGATGTCGAGCGGCGACGAGGCGGGCTCGATGTGCGGCGTCGTCTCGAACATGATCAAGGGGCCGGCGTCGTTCAAGATGGGCAGCGTGAAAGTGAAGGTGGAAGGGCAGCAGCTCGTCTACGTCGGCTGCATGACCGGCCACAACGGCTCGAACGCCAACATGCCCGCCGGCGCCCAGATCGCCCCGAGCCAAGTCCGCGTCCTCGTCTCGCCCTGAGGCGCCGCGCGGCCGCCGACCGACGGCGCCGCCGGGCGACGCGCATTACCGTCGAACAGGAAAGACGAAGCCCGCCCCGACGCCGTGCCGATGACACGACGCGACGTGGTCGTCCACCATCCCCACCGCCTGCATGAAGGCGTAGCAGATCGTGGACCCCACGAACTTGAACCCGCGCCGCGCGAGATCCTTCGACAACGCGTCCGACTCCGCCGTCCGCGCCGGAACCTCGGACATCGCGCGGAAGGAGTTGATCCGCGGCCGTCCCCCCACGAACCGCCAGACGTAGGCCCCGAACGACCCGAACTCGCGCCGCACCTCGAGGAACCGCCGCGCGTTCTCGATCGCCGCGGCGATCTTCAGCCGATTGCGCACGATCCCCGGATCGGCCAGCAGGCGCGCGAAATCTCCGTCGCCGAACAGCGCCACCTTCTCCGGCTCGAACCCCTCGAAGACCTCGCGGTAGCGGGCGCGCTTCTTGAGGATCGTTTCCCAGGAGAGGCCGGCCTGCGCCCCCTCGAGCACGAGGAACTCGAAGAGCGTCCGTTCGTCGGCGACCGGCGCGCCCCATTCCTCGTCGTGGTAGGCGCGGTAGAGCGCCGAACGCTCGAGCGCCGGCCAAGGGCAGCGGGGAAGCCCGTCGCTCAAGCGGCCCCCAAGCCGTAGGAGACCTCGAGCACCTCGTACTCGACGTCCCCCGCGGGGCGGCGCCACGTGACCCACTCGCCGACGTGCGCGCCGACGAGGGCGCGGCCGAGCGGCGCGCTCCAGGCGACCGCGTCGGGATGA
It includes:
- a CDS encoding DUF4150 domain-containing protein, whose product is MCLPASTNGGGMCLAFPDVCKTPAPPAGPIPLPYPNVAQLAQANAATCSQKVLICNKKAVHKGTQIPMSSGDEAGSMCGVVSNMIKGPASFKMGSVKVKVEGQQLVYVGCMTGHNGSNANMPAGAQIAPSQVRVLVSP
- a CDS encoding DNA-3-methyladenine glycosylase I, translating into MSDGLPRCPWPALERSALYRAYHDEEWGAPVADERTLFEFLVLEGAQAGLSWETILKKRARYREVFEGFEPEKVALFGDGDFARLLADPGIVRNRLKIAAAIENARRFLEVRREFGSFGAYVWRFVGGRPRINSFRAMSEVPARTAESDALSKDLARRGFKFVGSTICYAFMQAVGMVDDHVASCHRHGVGAGFVFPVRR